From the Ignavibacteriales bacterium genome, the window AGAAAGTCTAAGAAAGACTCTTTCGAAAATACTCAAATCATATTCCGAGAAGGAATATTCCCAGGAAGATATTGTTACTCAGAGGGACGGGAGAATGGTCATACCGGTCAAAGCTGAAAACAAAAGGAGTGTACCCGGTATAATTCACAGTACATCGTCTTCAGGAGCTACGGTTTTCATCGAGCCGGGAGAAACGATCGATCTAAATAATGACATTGCTGAGCTTGGATTCAAAGAGAAACGTGAAGTAGAAAAGATATTGAGGGAGCTTTCAAAGCAGGTTTTGGATAATTTAGATAATCTGGAAATAAATTGTGAGATATTGGGTGAGCTTGACTTTCTTAATGCGAAGGCACGCTATGCATCGGAAAGTATGAGCATTAAACCCTTTTTTAATGAAAAAGTAACGTATCTTTTTAAAGCGTATCATCCGGTGTTGTTAATAAACCATAAAAAGAATGAGATAGTACCTCTCGATCTGAAAATGGGTGATGAGTTTAATACATTGATCGTTACAGGTCCTAATGCAGGAGGTAAGACAGTTGCACTCAAGACGGTTGGACTGCTTCAGTTGATGTTTCAATCCGGGATGCTTGTACCCGTTGCGGAAAGGACAACAATGAGATTGTACGATAAGATATTTATTAATATAGGTGATGAGCAATCTATTGAAAATGACCTGAGTACGTTTAGTTCACATCTTCGATCCCTGAAGGATATTATAGATAATGCTGATGATAAATCTCTTATTCTTATTGATGAAATCTGCAGTGGGACTGATCCTAACCTTGGAAGTGCATTATCGGCAGCGATATTAAAGAATTTCTCAGATAGGAATGCTATTTCTATTGTTACAACTCATATTGGGCAGTTAAAGAATTTTGCGTACAATACTCCTAATATTGAAAATGCATCATTAGAGTTCGATCACAAGACATTGTCACCAAGCTTTAATTTTGTGACCGGTCTGCCGGGACAGAGCTTTACTTTTGAGATCGCTTCGAAATTCGATTATCCAAAAGATATTTTAAAAATGGCTAATGAGTTTGCCGACAGTTCGGAAACAAAACTAGAAGAGCTTTTAAAAGAGCTGGCGGAGAATAAGCAGTCGTATAATGAATTGAAAAGTAAATTCGACAGAGAAAATGCAAGACTTACAGGATTAATTAATGTGTACCAAAAGAAGAATGATGAATTAGAACATGAAACAAAGGAAATAATTAAAAAATCTAAACAGGAAGCAAAGCATATTCTCGATGAAGCAAATAAGCTTATTGAGAATACAATAAAAGAAATCCGGGAGAACAAAGATTTTTCACCAAAGGAAGTAAAAGAGCAATTTAGAACAAAAAGTGAAGAGATATCGGGTATTCAAGAGCCAGAGAAAGAAGTGGTTATCGAAGGCGAAATCGAGGTTGGTGACGGTGTAAGATTGAAAGATACAAATACGACGGGCTTTGTGCTGGAGATTTCAGGGAATAACGTGCAGATAAATGCGAATGGATTGACATTGAAAGCGAAGTTATCCGATTTAGAAAAGGTTAGCAGAAAGGAAGTAAAAGAAACGAACAGGTATTCTGAAAGGGATATCAGCATGGAAGGAATCAAGACTTCGCTAGATCTCAGGGGTATGTACACTGATGAAGTAGAGAATTATATAGAAAAATTTCTTTCAGATGCTTATGCCGGAGGAATGAAGGAAGTAAATATCATTCATGGAAAGGGAAGCGGTAAGTTAAGAAATGAGGTTACACGTATTTTAAAATCTAATCCCATTGTTAAGTCGTCTCGCCTCGGCGGTATTAGGGAAGGGGACTCAGGTGTAACTATAGTCGAATTATAGTTCGATATTTCATCCCTCAAAAAAATGTTTAGTCGTATTATATTACAGGTATGAGTAAAATTTCAGGAAAACCAGACAGAATATTAATTGTGGATGATGAGCAGAGTATTATTGATACTCTAAAGCTTATTTTGAGCCATGAGAATTATATTGTTGATGGATGCCTGGATGGAGCCTCAGCTTTAAAGAAAGTTCAAGATGAGAAGTTTGATCTTATACTTCTAGATATAAAAATGCCCAGAATGGATGGAATGGAAGTCCTGGACAGATTAATGGAGATGAGCAGAGATTTTGTGGTTATAATGATATCGGGGCATGGAAATATCGAAACCGCAGTTGAAGCAACTAAAAAGGGTGCTTATAACTTCCTTCAAAAACCTCTTCCTGATCTTCATGAGCTAAAGATAATTATTAAGAATGCGATAGATTTTAAGAAGTCTAGAGACCAGTTAAGTGAACTTCGTAAGGAATTAATTGAATCCAACAAGATAGTCGGTAACAGCCCGGAAATCGAAAGTGTATTAGAGCTTATAAATAAATTTGCTAACCTTAATTCAAATGTTCTTATAACCGGGGAGAGCGGAACAGGCAAAAAACTTGTTGCAAAACAGATACATCTTCTCTCATCACGAGCAAAAGAACCCTTCATCAGTATTAGCTGTGCTTCACTTAACGAATCAAACATCGACGGGGAGCTTTTTGGTAAGACCGAGGATGGTGGGCAAGTAGTATCACCCGGAAAACTAGAAGAAGTGAACGGTGGAACGGTATTCTTTGACGAGATAACCCATCTCTCTCTTGATTCGCAGGCAAAAATCCTAAAGGTTATAGAGGAGAATAAATTCTCACGACCGGGTTTTGAGAAGGAAGTTGAGCTGGATGTAAGGTTCATATTTTCCTCTAATAAAGATCTTATTACAGAAATAGAAGAAGGTAGATTTCGGGAAGATCTTTTTCATAGGATTCATGTCTTGATCATCGATGTGCCTCCGCTACGTGAAAGGACGGGGGATATAGAGCAACTAATAGATTACTTTACGGAAAGGATATGTTCGGCGAATAATATTCCGGTTAAGAAGTTTACAACTCAAGCGGTGGCACTATTGAAGACATTCCGCTGGCCCGGTAATGTAAGGGAACTCCGAAATCTTATCGAGAGACTGATATTTACTGTTAACAAGGACAGTATAGACGCGGACGACATTGAGATGCCCGGATCAAAGCACTCTAAAGTATTAACAGATCTGATCAACAGGAATATGTCATTGAATGATTTTCAAAATGAATCAGAGAAGCTCTTTCTGATGAAAATGCTGAATGATTACGATTATAATGTTACGCAGACGGCTGAAGCTCTTCAGATACAGCGCAGTCACCTGTATAAGCTTATGAATAAATACGACATACCTCTACCAAGCAAAGTAAAGTAATTATTTAATTACTATCATCTTTTTTGTTTCCGTAAATGTATTATTCTCGCCGTTAAAATCTAATCTATAGAAATACGTACCGGAG encodes:
- a CDS encoding endonuclease MutS2, translating into MDQVLVKDKLEFNIIADRVRHYITSGLGEKKLENIEFYIDASELERELDKVWEAKELIHFDGGIDLTGLKDISGVLKKLKVEGHYVSPMEFLWVLEFLRVSRKIKQYFSSKSRDDEDKFRLLPKLAQPLFSDKILEHNIDITIDETGNVKDSASAELRRIRKEINQKEESLRKTLSKILKSYSEKEYSQEDIVTQRDGRMVIPVKAENKRSVPGIIHSTSSSGATVFIEPGETIDLNNDIAELGFKEKREVEKILRELSKQVLDNLDNLEINCEILGELDFLNAKARYASESMSIKPFFNEKVTYLFKAYHPVLLINHKKNEIVPLDLKMGDEFNTLIVTGPNAGGKTVALKTVGLLQLMFQSGMLVPVAERTTMRLYDKIFINIGDEQSIENDLSTFSSHLRSLKDIIDNADDKSLILIDEICSGTDPNLGSALSAAILKNFSDRNAISIVTTHIGQLKNFAYNTPNIENASLEFDHKTLSPSFNFVTGLPGQSFTFEIASKFDYPKDILKMANEFADSSETKLEELLKELAENKQSYNELKSKFDRENARLTGLINVYQKKNDELEHETKEIIKKSKQEAKHILDEANKLIENTIKEIRENKDFSPKEVKEQFRTKSEEISGIQEPEKEVVIEGEIEVGDGVRLKDTNTTGFVLEISGNNVQINANGLTLKAKLSDLEKVSRKEVKETNRYSERDISMEGIKTSLDLRGMYTDEVENYIEKFLSDAYAGGMKEVNIIHGKGSGKLRNEVTRILKSNPIVKSSRLGGIREGDSGVTIVEL
- a CDS encoding sigma-54-dependent Fis family transcriptional regulator, translated to MSKISGKPDRILIVDDEQSIIDTLKLILSHENYIVDGCLDGASALKKVQDEKFDLILLDIKMPRMDGMEVLDRLMEMSRDFVVIMISGHGNIETAVEATKKGAYNFLQKPLPDLHELKIIIKNAIDFKKSRDQLSELRKELIESNKIVGNSPEIESVLELINKFANLNSNVLITGESGTGKKLVAKQIHLLSSRAKEPFISISCASLNESNIDGELFGKTEDGGQVVSPGKLEEVNGGTVFFDEITHLSLDSQAKILKVIEENKFSRPGFEKEVELDVRFIFSSNKDLITEIEEGRFREDLFHRIHVLIIDVPPLRERTGDIEQLIDYFTERICSANNIPVKKFTTQAVALLKTFRWPGNVRELRNLIERLIFTVNKDSIDADDIEMPGSKHSKVLTDLINRNMSLNDFQNESEKLFLMKMLNDYDYNVTQTAEALQIQRSHLYKLMNKYDIPLPSKVK